One region of Mucilaginibacter sp. 14171R-50 genomic DNA includes:
- a CDS encoding pyruvate dehydrogenase complex dihydrolipoamide acetyltransferase has protein sequence MAEVVKMPKMSDTMTEGVLAKWHKKVGDKVKSGDVLAEIETDKATMDFESYQDGTLLYVGVQEGSAVPVDAVIAVLGKEGEDYKALLDGAGGAEAAPAKPEEKNEEKPAAAEDNKPAPAEAAKPKVDTASIPATVIRMPLLSDTMTEGTIEKWNFKVGDKVKSDDSLADVATDKATMEVVGYEEGTLLYIGVKEGEAAKVNDIIAIVGKEGTDIQPLLDNDGGAGASEETTVTHEAKEEAPAAAAEAAPAATSAGSTADDSRVKASPLARKIAKEKGINLNDVKGSADGGRIIKKDVEEFTPSAKPAETAKPQEQAASAPAEKASVILPAYTGEEKFTERNVTQMRKAISRRLSESLFTAPHFYVTMSIDMDQAIAARNKMNEVAPVKISFNDFVVKAVAVSLKQHPAINSSFLGDKIRANEHVHIGVAVAVDEGLLVPVIKFADGKSLSHISQEVKEFAGKAKAKKLQPAEMEGSTFTISNLGMFGVDEFTAIINTPNACILAVSGIAQVPVVKNGAVVPGNVMKVTLSCDHRVVDGATGAAFLQTLKSLLEEPVRMMI, from the coding sequence ATGGCTGAAGTAGTTAAAATGCCTAAAATGAGCGATACCATGACCGAAGGGGTATTGGCTAAATGGCATAAGAAAGTTGGCGACAAGGTAAAATCGGGCGATGTATTAGCCGAGATAGAAACTGACAAGGCCACTATGGATTTTGAATCGTACCAGGACGGCACCCTGCTTTATGTAGGCGTGCAAGAAGGTAGCGCCGTTCCTGTTGATGCCGTTATTGCGGTTTTAGGTAAAGAAGGCGAAGATTACAAAGCGCTTTTAGATGGCGCAGGCGGTGCCGAAGCCGCGCCAGCCAAACCGGAAGAGAAAAACGAAGAGAAGCCGGCTGCAGCCGAGGATAATAAGCCTGCGCCTGCCGAGGCTGCAAAACCAAAGGTAGATACCGCCAGCATACCGGCTACTGTAATACGCATGCCATTGCTTAGCGATACGATGACCGAAGGGACTATTGAAAAATGGAACTTTAAAGTTGGCGACAAAGTAAAATCTGACGACTCGCTGGCTGACGTAGCAACGGATAAAGCTACTATGGAAGTTGTGGGCTATGAAGAAGGTACGCTGCTATATATTGGTGTTAAGGAAGGCGAAGCCGCTAAGGTAAACGATATTATTGCCATTGTAGGTAAAGAAGGTACCGATATACAACCGTTATTGGATAACGATGGTGGTGCCGGGGCATCTGAGGAAACGACAGTTACCCACGAAGCCAAAGAAGAAGCACCCGCTGCGGCGGCCGAAGCTGCACCTGCTGCCACATCAGCCGGCTCAACTGCCGATGATAGCCGCGTTAAGGCATCGCCTCTTGCACGTAAGATCGCTAAAGAAAAAGGCATCAACCTTAATGATGTAAAGGGAAGCGCCGACGGCGGCCGTATCATTAAAAAAGATGTGGAAGAGTTTACGCCATCGGCAAAACCTGCGGAAACCGCTAAACCACAGGAACAGGCAGCAAGCGCCCCTGCCGAGAAAGCATCGGTTATTTTACCCGCTTACACAGGCGAAGAGAAATTTACTGAAAGGAATGTTACGCAAATGCGTAAAGCAATAAGCCGCAGGTTATCTGAAAGCTTATTTACCGCGCCGCATTTTTATGTAACCATGTCAATTGATATGGACCAGGCAATTGCCGCCCGTAATAAAATGAACGAGGTTGCGCCGGTTAAGATATCGTTTAACGATTTTGTAGTAAAGGCCGTAGCCGTTTCGCTGAAACAGCACCCTGCCATAAACTCATCATTCCTGGGCGATAAGATCCGCGCAAACGAACACGTACACATTGGTGTTGCCGTAGCCGTAGACGAAGGTCTGCTGGTGCCGGTTATCAAATTTGCCGATGGCAAATCGTTAAGCCATATCTCGCAGGAGGTAAAAGAGTTTGCCGGTAAAGCAAAAGCAAAAAAATTACAGCCTGCCGAAATGGAAGGCTCAACCTTCACCATATCAAACCTTGGTATGTTTGGTGTTGACGAGTTTACGGCTATCATTAACACGCCAAACGCTTGTATCCTTGCCGTTAGCGGTATAGCGCAGGTGCCGGTTGTTAAAAACGGCGCGGTAGTACCTGGTAACGTTATGAAGGTAACCTTAAGCTGCGATCACCGCGTGGTTGATGGTGCAACAGGGGCCGCGTTCCTGCAAACTTTAAAATCATTATTGGAAGAACCGGTAAGGATGATGATATAG
- the pdhA gene encoding pyruvate dehydrogenase (acetyl-transferring) E1 component subunit alpha: protein MSSIEITKDTYLMWYESMLLMRKFEEKTGQLYGQQKIRGFCHLYIGQEAVLAGAMSVIRHEDSLITAYRDHAHALAKGTHPNAVMAEMYGKATGCSKGKGGSMHMFDKENHFYGGHGIVGGQIPMGAGIAFAEKYKGTDNVNITYMGDGAVRQGALTETFNMAALWKLPVIFVCENNGYAMGTSVERTTIQTDIYKLGLPYGIPSSPVDGMDPVAVHNAMDEAVSRARRGEGPTFLEMRTYRYKGHSMSDPQKYRTKEELESYKSKDPIETVKLTIQKEGYADDKWFEEIEAKVKAQVDEAVKFSEESPWPEASELYTDVYVQQDYPYIRD, encoded by the coding sequence ATGAGTTCAATCGAAATAACTAAAGACACCTACCTGATGTGGTACGAGTCTATGCTCCTGATGCGTAAGTTTGAAGAAAAGACCGGCCAGTTATATGGTCAGCAAAAAATACGCGGATTTTGTCACTTGTATATTGGGCAGGAAGCGGTATTAGCCGGCGCCATGTCTGTTATACGTCACGAGGACAGCCTGATAACCGCTTATCGCGATCACGCGCATGCTTTGGCAAAAGGTACGCACCCCAACGCCGTAATGGCCGAAATGTATGGTAAAGCCACCGGATGCTCAAAGGGCAAAGGCGGTTCTATGCACATGTTTGATAAAGAAAACCATTTTTATGGCGGGCATGGTATTGTAGGCGGCCAGATACCTATGGGCGCAGGTATAGCCTTTGCCGAAAAGTATAAAGGCACCGATAACGTAAACATTACCTACATGGGCGATGGCGCCGTGCGCCAGGGTGCGTTAACCGAAACCTTTAACATGGCAGCCCTATGGAAATTGCCGGTAATTTTTGTTTGCGAAAACAATGGTTACGCCATGGGTACATCTGTTGAGCGTACAACGATTCAAACTGATATTTATAAATTAGGTCTTCCTTACGGTATCCCCTCATCGCCGGTTGATGGTATGGACCCGGTTGCGGTGCATAATGCAATGGACGAGGCCGTATCGCGCGCACGCCGCGGAGAGGGGCCAACCTTCCTGGAAATGCGTACTTATCGCTACAAAGGGCACTCGATGAGCGATCCGCAAAAGTATCGCACCAAAGAGGAACTGGAAAGCTACAAATCAAAAGACCCCATTGAAACTGTAAAGCTAACTATACAAAAAGAAGGCTATGCTGATGATAAATGGTTTGAAGAAATAGAGGCAAAAGTTAAGGCGCAGGTAGACGAGGCCGTGAAATTCTCTGAAGAATCGCCGTGGCCGGAAGCATCAGAACTATATACTGATGTGTACGTGCAACAGGATTATCCTTACATACGCGACTAA
- a CDS encoding C40 family peptidase, which produces MKKITIAIALFLSVLGAQAQTKTVPSQAAENAEQESLAKDYLSQIMGVAVSATSNMKLFHFVYDWIGTPYRFGGSSKKGIDCSAFTKQLYSDVFNLTIRRNSRDIFSMVNPVSKDDLKEGDLVFFKIHSRSISHVGIYLGNNRFAHASSRGVAISSLDDAYYSRYFYKGGRLLESFKNELSSSVADDEPAN; this is translated from the coding sequence ATGAAGAAAATTACAATTGCTATTGCATTATTCCTGAGTGTTTTAGGCGCACAAGCTCAAACAAAAACTGTTCCAAGCCAGGCTGCAGAAAATGCAGAACAAGAGAGCTTAGCAAAAGATTATCTTTCGCAAATTATGGGCGTCGCGGTTTCGGCGACCTCTAACATGAAGCTTTTTCATTTCGTTTATGATTGGATAGGCACTCCCTACCGTTTTGGCGGCAGTTCAAAAAAAGGGATCGACTGTTCGGCGTTTACCAAACAATTATACAGCGACGTATTTAACCTGACTATCCGCCGTAATTCGCGCGATATCTTCAGTATGGTTAACCCCGTTAGCAAGGACGACCTTAAAGAGGGCGATCTGGTATTCTTTAAAATTCACAGCCGCAGCATATCACATGTGGGCATTTACCTGGGCAATAACAGGTTTGCACATGCATCATCTCGTGGTGTTGCCATAAGCAGTTTAGACGATGCTTACTATAGCCGTTATTTTTACAAAGGCGGCCGGTTATTAGAGTCATTTAAAAATGAACTTTCATCGTCAGTTGCTGATGATGAACCTGCCAACTAA
- a CDS encoding CapA family protein, producing the protein MKTRFIQCFLILIIAACTRPPSGSPVIKNPVAKAQPSTAVAPPDAINIAAVGDIMLGSSYPDSTCLPPDSAKNSFKHALKDLREADLAFGNLEGVLLDTGAPVGYKLRFKHKGYLFRMPAKFGNVLKDAGFDILSVGNNHSNDFDVAGRKSTLKVLDSLGIHTAGFKSHPSKTFTLNGVKYGFCAFSPNGQTVSLLQTARAKKLIAGLKSKVDIVIVSFHGGGEGVDYEHVPDSAEIFKGENRGNLRAFTHAAVDAGADVVFGNGPHVARAMELYKNRLIAYSLGNFVTYKGVSISGICGIAPLLKVSINKQGEFLNGQIVSYKQSHQTGLRFDTLNLAAQRIMALTLADFRQPGLKISPSGKIKPSTAN; encoded by the coding sequence ATGAAAACCCGGTTTATACAATGCTTTTTAATATTAATAATAGCGGCCTGTACTCGTCCCCCGTCGGGCAGCCCTGTCATTAAAAACCCGGTTGCAAAAGCACAGCCGTCAACCGCCGTCGCACCGCCCGATGCGATAAATATAGCCGCAGTTGGTGATATTATGCTGGGCTCATCATATCCCGACAGCACCTGCCTGCCTCCCGATAGCGCAAAAAACAGTTTTAAACACGCACTAAAAGACCTGCGCGAAGCCGACCTGGCGTTCGGCAACCTGGAAGGGGTACTGTTGGATACCGGTGCACCTGTTGGGTATAAATTACGATTTAAGCATAAGGGTTATCTTTTTAGGATGCCCGCCAAGTTTGGCAATGTGTTAAAGGATGCCGGCTTTGATATTTTAAGCGTTGGTAACAACCACTCAAACGATTTTGATGTGGCGGGGCGTAAAAGTACTCTTAAAGTTTTAGACAGCCTGGGCATACATACCGCCGGCTTTAAATCCCATCCGTCAAAAACATTTACCTTAAATGGCGTTAAATATGGTTTTTGCGCGTTCTCGCCAAATGGGCAAACCGTTTCGCTATTGCAAACGGCCAGGGCAAAAAAACTTATAGCCGGGCTTAAATCCAAAGTTGATATTGTTATCGTATCGTTTCATGGAGGCGGCGAAGGCGTTGATTACGAGCACGTGCCCGATTCGGCCGAGATATTTAAAGGAGAAAACCGCGGCAACCTGCGCGCATTTACACATGCTGCTGTTGACGCGGGTGCCGATGTGGTTTTTGGGAATGGGCCCCACGTAGCCCGTGCAATGGAGTTATATAAAAACCGCCTTATAGCTTACAGCTTAGGCAACTTTGTAACTTACAAAGGCGTAAGCATAAGCGGGATTTGCGGTATAGCGCCGTTACTTAAAGTCAGTATCAATAAACAGGGCGAGTTTTTAAACGGACAAATAGTATCGTATAAACAAAGCCATCAAACAGGCCTGCGGTTTGACACACTTAACCTTGCGGCACAGCGCATAATGGCCCTCACCCTGGCCGACTTTAGACAACCCGGCTTAAAAATTTCGCCATCCGGCAAAATCAAACCGTCAACTGCCAATTAA
- a CDS encoding 3-oxoacyl-ACP synthase: MNDMKAKLHALCVSYVTNRMQAAQQAIAEAQQAQSDDTKSSAGDKYETGREMAQQETNRNLAQLNEANKLMVALNTIALNSTSQKAETGSVICTNNGNFYLAISAGTLTIDGSDYIAVSPASPIGHRLKDKKAGDEFILNEKTYQIQHIL; this comes from the coding sequence ATGAATGACATGAAAGCAAAGCTGCACGCGCTGTGCGTTTCGTATGTAACAAACCGTATGCAGGCCGCCCAACAGGCAATAGCCGAAGCCCAGCAGGCACAAAGTGACGATACCAAAAGCAGCGCAGGCGACAAATACGAAACCGGCCGGGAAATGGCACAGCAGGAAACGAATCGAAATTTGGCGCAATTGAACGAGGCTAACAAGCTAATGGTAGCGTTAAATACCATTGCCTTAAACAGCACATCGCAAAAGGCAGAAACCGGCAGCGTGATCTGCACTAATAACGGAAACTTTTACCTGGCCATAAGCGCAGGTACATTAACGATAGATGGCAGCGATTATATTGCTGTATCGCCGGCATCGCCTATAGGCCACAGGCTAAAAGATAAAAAGGCCGGCGATGAGTTTATTTTGAATGAAAAAACTTATCAAATACAGCACATTCTTTAA
- a CDS encoding RNA-binding protein gives MNIFVGSLPYSLEEADLQELFEAYGEVSTVKIIIDRESGRSKGFGFVEMPDDEAAQKAISGLNGSEVSGRSIAVSQAEDKKPGERRGGGGFGGGNRGGGGYSRDNNRGGGGYSKDNRGGGGSRW, from the coding sequence ATGAACATATTCGTAGGAAGCCTTCCGTACTCATTAGAGGAAGCAGATTTACAAGAGCTTTTTGAAGCTTATGGTGAAGTAAGCACCGTTAAAATTATTATTGACAGAGAATCCGGCAGAAGCAAAGGTTTTGGATTTGTTGAAATGCCGGATGATGAAGCAGCACAAAAAGCTATCTCGGGCTTAAACGGATCAGAAGTTAGCGGCCGCTCTATAGCTGTTAGCCAGGCTGAAGACAAAAAGCCAGGTGAGCGCAGAGGCGGCGGTGGCTTTGGTGGCGGCAACCGTGGTGGCGGCGGCTATTCAAGAGATAATAACAGAGGTGGCGGCGGCTACTCAAAAGATAACAGAGGTGGCGGCGGCAGCCGTTGGTAA
- the frr gene encoding ribosome recycling factor — MSELIKKQVTDAKALMDKAIAHADSELLKIRAGKANPSMLDDVHVDYYGTPTPLSQVGSVNTPDARTIVVQPWEKNLLPAIEKAIKEANLGVNPQNDGVIIRINVPPLTEERRRELVKKAKGEAENGKIAIRNIRKDANEKIKKLKTEGVSEDEIKVGEAEVQKLTDSYIVKVDQLSEAKEKDIMTV; from the coding sequence ATGAGCGAACTCATTAAGAAACAAGTAACTGATGCAAAAGCTTTAATGGATAAAGCGATTGCCCATGCAGATAGCGAATTATTAAAGATACGCGCAGGCAAAGCCAACCCATCCATGTTAGACGATGTGCATGTAGATTATTATGGCACTCCTACCCCGCTAAGCCAGGTAGGCAGCGTAAATACTCCGGATGCGCGTACTATTGTTGTACAGCCATGGGAAAAAAACCTGCTGCCGGCCATAGAAAAAGCCATTAAAGAAGCCAACCTGGGTGTTAACCCGCAAAACGATGGCGTGATTATCCGCATTAATGTACCGCCGTTAACCGAAGAGCGTCGCCGCGAACTGGTTAAAAAAGCAAAAGGCGAAGCCGAGAATGGTAAAATAGCTATCCGCAACATCCGCAAGGATGCCAACGAAAAGATAAAAAAATTAAAAACCGAAGGTGTTTCTGAGGATGAAATAAAGGTTGGGGAAGCTGAAGTACAGAAACTAACCGACTCTTACATCGTTAAGGTCGACCAACTATCAGAAGCTAAAGAAAAAGATATCATGACGGTTTAA
- a CDS encoding ABC transporter ATP-binding protein, with translation MKLLLSYLSKHRWTVVLALLLAGLNIGFSLVDPMITGNIMDKYIVPKDNVVHPFEYRFYGALGLVGLAIGAAMISRIAKNFQDYFTNIIVQKTGAEMYADGLKHSLELPYQVFEDQRSGETLGILQKVRLDSEKFITSFISVLFVSLVGMIFVIVYSLKVNYQVTLVYFCAIPIITFVSMALSKRIKTIQRKIVGETTALAGSTTESLRNIELVKSLGLVKQEIARLNQTTYKILDLELKKVKYVRSMSFIQGTVVNLVRSIMVLVLLVLIFKNELTPGEYLKFLFYSFFLFNPLQELGNVIQSWRESQISLANFENILNTPIDKKPEKPVLLEKVRTLAFDNVSFKHLTANRNALNHISFKTTTGQTIAFVGPSGSGKTTLVKLLVGLYQPLQGDILYNNILSKDIDLDQLREKIGFVTQDTQLFSGTIRENLLFVNPTATDEECMNVLQRAACQTLLARADKGLDTVIGEGGVKVSGGEKQRLSIARALLRKPDLLVFDEATSSLDSITEEEITDTIRDVSVLNDHITILIAHRLSTIMHADCIYVLEKGHIIESGKHFDLIDQKGLYYAMWRQQIGEKHTVDA, from the coding sequence ATGAAACTACTCTTATCCTACTTATCAAAACATCGCTGGACAGTTGTCTTGGCGTTGTTGCTTGCCGGACTAAATATTGGCTTTTCGCTGGTCGACCCTATGATCACCGGTAATATTATGGATAAATACATAGTACCTAAAGATAATGTAGTCCATCCCTTCGAATATCGTTTTTACGGTGCCTTGGGGCTTGTAGGTCTGGCCATCGGCGCAGCCATGATATCGCGTATCGCCAAAAACTTCCAGGACTATTTTACAAATATCATCGTACAAAAAACCGGCGCCGAAATGTATGCTGATGGTTTAAAACATTCGCTTGAATTACCTTACCAGGTGTTTGAAGATCAGCGCAGCGGCGAAACCTTAGGTATACTGCAAAAGGTTAGGTTGGATAGCGAAAAGTTCATTACTTCATTTATCAGCGTTTTATTCGTGAGTTTAGTGGGGATGATCTTCGTGATCGTTTACTCGTTAAAGGTAAACTACCAAGTAACGCTGGTTTACTTTTGCGCTATTCCTATCATCACGTTCGTAAGTATGGCGCTAAGCAAGCGCATTAAAACCATCCAACGGAAGATCGTAGGAGAAACTACAGCACTGGCCGGGTCAACTACCGAATCATTACGAAATATCGAGCTGGTAAAAAGCCTAGGTTTGGTTAAGCAAGAGATCGCGAGACTTAACCAAACCACCTATAAAATTCTAGACCTGGAGTTAAAGAAGGTGAAATATGTGCGCAGTATGAGCTTTATCCAAGGGACGGTAGTGAACCTGGTGCGCAGCATAATGGTGTTAGTATTACTTGTGCTGATATTTAAAAATGAATTAACGCCCGGCGAATATCTTAAATTCCTGTTCTATTCGTTCTTCTTATTTAACCCATTGCAGGAACTTGGGAATGTTATTCAATCGTGGCGCGAGTCGCAGATTTCGCTGGCTAATTTTGAAAATATCCTGAATACACCAATAGATAAAAAACCGGAGAAACCCGTATTATTGGAAAAAGTAAGGACACTTGCATTTGATAATGTAAGCTTTAAGCATTTAACTGCTAACCGCAATGCGCTTAATCATATCAGCTTTAAAACAACAACCGGCCAAACCATTGCCTTTGTAGGCCCATCGGGTTCAGGAAAAACTACTTTGGTAAAACTGCTGGTTGGTTTGTATCAGCCATTGCAGGGCGATATTCTTTATAATAATATCCTGAGTAAGGATATCGACCTTGATCAGCTACGCGAAAAGATTGGTTTTGTAACGCAGGATACCCAGCTCTTCTCTGGTACCATTCGCGAAAACCTGCTGTTTGTAAATCCGACCGCAACGGATGAGGAATGTATGAATGTATTGCAGCGTGCGGCTTGCCAAACCCTGCTTGCCCGTGCCGACAAAGGCCTTGACACCGTTATCGGCGAAGGCGGCGTAAAGGTATCGGGTGGCGAAAAGCAACGTTTATCTATAGCGCGGGCATTACTGCGCAAACCCGACCTGCTGGTATTTGACGAGGCTACTTCATCGCTGGATTCCATCACCGAAGAAGAGATCACCGATACCATTCGTGATGTATCGGTCCTGAACGACCATATCACCATATTGATAGCCCATAGGTTATCTACCATTATGCATGCTGATTGTATTTACGTGCTGGAAAAAGGTCATATCATCGAATCAGGCAAACACTTCGACCTGATAGACCAAAAAGGCCTGTACTACGCCATGTGGCGCCAGCAAATTGGCGAGAAGCATACGGTGGATGCGTAG